The genome window AAAGGAGAAAGCGGCGAAGAGAACGAGGAGCTTTTTCATGGCTATGTTGGATAGGTTAAATTCAGTGAAAGAAGCAGGCCGTGGTCCGGAACAGGCTTTTGTGCTTCTGCTACGTCAGTAGGCAACTCAGATGCCAACTTTGACCAGAAGGGGGGCTTAACAGGTTCTGAAAAAATTTAAATTTTTAAGTTAAACCTTGCCCAGGAAAATACATCGTTGCGTGTAAGGTGCTTGCAGGCAAGTAGTTAGTAGGCAAAAAGCGTAGTTGTTTTGTTCGTCGCCTGGGTCCTGAGCCAGGCCGGTAGGTAGGGTAAACCGGGCGTTGAGCTTCTCGTTTGCAGGACCCGCATTCCGGTTCTACCTTTGCCCCATCAATTCTTTCTAGCCCAAAGGATTGTTTTTATACAGAGGCGCTGAGAGACAGGCTCACTGACGCGTCGGCAACCATCCGCAACTGCTGGAACGGTGCCAATTCCTGACCATATAAAAACAACAAGCCGTGGACTTTTGCCCCTGCCGTCGTGCCCGTTTCGTAGTTTTTACCGCTCGCTTCCGCGCGTCTGCTCGGGAGCAGCGGTGGTGTGGCAGCGGGTGTTGTTGCTGCTGAAGTTAAGTCGCCTACCCGCGTAACCGGCATGGCTACCTGGCCTAAACAGGTAGTAGTGAGGTTGCCCGTGGTTTTTCTCTGGGGATGTGGCTTCGGTCTAAGAGCCGCTTAGTTGTCGGCTTGCATTTTTTGCGCACCGCCACAGCCTAGTTTAATAACCAAGCGGACTCAGTGCGCAATGCCTTCCGTCGGCACCTGGGGTGGTCCTACAACCGAACTCTTTTTTACCAGCCAACCAGGAAGTTGGCGCTTGCTTTTTATGCTCAAAAAATCATTGGAACTGCTACGGCAGGAGGCGGCCGAAACTGGCGCCCACACCCTAAAACGAAGTCTGGGCGGCTTCAGCCTAATTGCCATTGGCATTGGGGTAATTATCGGCGCGGGCCTGTTTTCGCTGACTGGCATTGCTGCCGCCAACAATGCCGGTCCGGCCGTGACGCTCTCGTTTGTGGTAGCCGCCGTGGGGTGCGCCTTCTCGGCCCTGTGCTACGCTGAGTTTGCCGCCATGGTGCCCGTGGCTGGCTCGGCCTACACCTACGCCTACGCTACCATGGGCGAGCTGTTTGCCTGGATTATCGGGTGGGACTTGATTCTGGAATACTCTGTGGGGGCGGCGGCCGTGTCCATTAGCTGGTCGCAGTATCTGCTGAAGTTTCTAAGCAAGTACAACATTCACCTGCCCCCGCAGCTGGTGATGTCGCCGTTCGAGACGGCCAAGCTGGCCAACGGCACCGAAGTACATGGTCTGGTAAATATTCCGGCCATGCTTATTGTGCTGGTTATCACACTGATTGTAGTGCGCGGCACTAAAGGCTCAGCGTGGTTTAACGCCATTGTGGTTACGCTGAAAGTGTCGGTGGTGCTCGTGTTCATTGCTTTGGGGTGGCAGTACATTGACCCCGCCAACTACCAGCCGTACATTCCGCAGAATACGGGGGAGTTCGGGGAGTTTGGTTGGAGCGGGATTCTGCGCGGAGCGGGCGTGGTGTTCTTCGTATTCATCGGCTTTGACATTGTGGCCACCATGGCCCAGGAAACC of Hymenobacter sublimis contains these proteins:
- a CDS encoding amino acid permease, translating into MLKKSLELLRQEAAETGAHTLKRSLGGFSLIAIGIGVIIGAGLFSLTGIAAANNAGPAVTLSFVVAAVGCAFSALCYAEFAAMVPVAGSAYTYAYATMGELFAWIIGWDLILEYSVGAAAVSISWSQYLLKFLSKYNIHLPPQLVMSPFETAKLANGTEVHGLVNIPAMLIVLVITLIVVRGTKGSAWFNAIVVTLKVSVVLVFIALGWQYIDPANYQPYIPQNTGEFGEFGWSGILRGAGVVFFVFIGFDIVATMAQETKNPQKNMPIGIIGSLLICTVLFVLFGHVLTGLANYTEFKNSAAPVAIAIEKTPYAWLSSAVILAIIIGYTSVILVDLLGQTRVFFAMAKDGLLPPVFARVHERFGTPLQSGLLLGLFIALFAGFVPIAVVGEMTSIGTLLAFVMVCIGVLIMRKKEPNAPRGFRTPLVPLVPILGILTCLVMMVSLPWETWLRLAVWLAIGLAIYFGYGKRHSKLGQEARRQVA